The following proteins come from a genomic window of Proteiniphilum propionicum:
- a CDS encoding FecR family protein, with translation MEKEKYILLFEKYLRNEASEEEKERLLTMLRRDKYINQLLEKGLENSESEFDEEIINRMYENIRTTVFPSKKSTRKLIQPVWRKAMQWVAIIMLPVLSAFLAYYITINQTYNNNNNVTVTAGNGEKADIMLADGSHVWINSGSSLTYNEGFNRKERNVYLEGEAYFEVAKDAERPFIVRTGEMDIQALGTAFNVNAYNDERYVSSVLLEGKIKVIALGQEHILTENERVTIDRSLQTLSTDKVYASDFVQWKDGNIYFENRSFEEIANTLSRVFNVEIRFASDSLRPIRFSGTLGNSSIRNAMDILSLTSPMYYEMNGTVIELYYKE, from the coding sequence ATGGAAAAAGAAAAATACATATTGCTTTTTGAGAAATATCTCCGGAACGAGGCCTCTGAAGAAGAGAAAGAACGTCTACTCACTATGCTTCGGAGGGACAAATACATCAATCAATTATTGGAAAAAGGACTTGAAAATAGCGAATCGGAATTCGATGAAGAAATCATAAACCGTATGTATGAAAATATTCGCACGACTGTTTTCCCTTCAAAAAAAAGCACGCGCAAGCTCATACAACCTGTATGGCGAAAAGCCATGCAGTGGGTAGCCATCATAATGCTTCCGGTTTTATCAGCATTTTTAGCATATTATATCACTATAAACCAAACTTACAACAACAATAATAATGTAACCGTCACTGCTGGCAATGGCGAAAAGGCCGATATTATGCTCGCTGATGGTAGCCACGTATGGATAAATTCCGGTTCTTCGCTTACTTACAACGAAGGTTTCAACCGCAAAGAGCGTAATGTTTACCTTGAAGGCGAAGCCTATTTTGAAGTGGCTAAAGATGCTGAACGCCCGTTTATTGTAAGAACCGGTGAAATGGATATCCAGGCGTTGGGTACTGCTTTCAACGTGAACGCATATAATGATGAAAGATATGTTTCATCCGTTTTACTGGAAGGAAAAATCAAAGTAATAGCGCTGGGGCAGGAACACATACTAACGGAAAACGAACGCGTTACAATAGACAGATCACTTCAAACGCTTTCCACTGACAAAGTTTATGCTTCCGATTTTGTGCAGTGGAAAGACGGAAATATCTATTTCGAAAATCGCTCCTTTGAAGAAATTGCCAATACGCTATCACGCGTTTTCAATGTAGAAATCAGGTTTGCCTCCGACAGCCTTCGCCCAATTCGTTTTTCGGGAACCCTCGGAAACAGCAGTATTCGCAATGCAATGGATATATTATCACTCACATCGCCCATGTACTATGAAATGAATGGTACTGTTATAGAGTTATATTACAAAGAGTAG
- a CDS encoding SusC/RagA family TonB-linked outer membrane protein, protein MRQKQFFKRSPLARLAILLLLWVVTNATFAQITVNVQNKPLRETLKEIEKVSNYKFFYNESLPGLDKNITVRLTNSGIDAAMQQLLSGTTIEYRKNENNIIALVEKGATNLPSADPAQSRQTPVKGRIVDASGEPVIGATILEKGNPGNGTVTDFDGNFTINVAAEAILQVSYIGYQEQEISTAGKTSINVVMREDTQQLEELVVIGYTVQRRESLTGSLQTISTEKLKNITTPSVENMLNSKAPGVYVAPGSGQPGSVGTVVIRGKSTVNGSTDPLWVIDGVIVGNSSGSLNPADIETMTILKDAASTAIYGSQGANGVIVVTTKNPRADKLSVTLSAKSGVSNLIKGNLQVMNGAELYDYYSSMDNQESIVFPRWNSDLRNSDFNWWDQATQTGIVQDYNLSISGGSEKMRSLVSVGIYDETGSVKGYDFVRYNFLYKTDYRPTNWLTIKPFISGSRRDINDRQHSVSAMYSALPWDSPYDDIGNVVPNRSPLWVNSNGTNYMYDLQWNFSKSTTYEFMGNFDFDIKLTDWLTFSSVNNIKYQGYASKAYYDPRSSSAEGVNGRIQEYRSEMTRRYTNQLLRFNKYFDKHSINALLAYEFNDYNTNNVDAIGIGFVPGFEILDVTAKPEKTKGGVSEWAVQSVFSNINYAYDNKYLAQLSLRRDGASNFGDNAKYGNFFSISGGWNIHREAFFQNDIVNELKLRASYGSVGNRPKSLYPQYDLYSVSSGSSYNEKSGALISQIGNRNLTWEKTYTTGVGIDAALFDRVRLTLDYYDKNTSDLLYQVPVSGLTGVTSVWRNVGAVRNKGFEATASIDVIKNKDLLWTIDGNIGLNRNKVTELYGQRDPQTGKIAPIIGGSGVNIAGAAQTILREGIDADTWYIQEWAGVNPENGAPQWYKTVTDDKGNKTREVTSSYAEADQVELGAYTPKFFGGFSTSLFWKQFDANMVFGYSVGGKIYNYTRLEYDSDGTYTDRNQMRLMPSWSRWTKPGDIATHPKAIYENATKSNSVSSRYLEDGSYLKLRSISLGYNLELPQFNLKNVRFFVTGENLFTITNYSGVDPELPTYDDGTGRKIVGVTTTVYPSTRKFLFGINVTF, encoded by the coding sequence ATGAGGCAAAAACAATTTTTCAAAAGGTCCCCATTAGCAAGGCTTGCCATACTCTTGCTTTTATGGGTTGTGACAAATGCTACCTTCGCGCAAATTACCGTGAACGTGCAAAACAAACCATTGCGCGAAACATTGAAAGAAATTGAAAAAGTGAGCAACTACAAATTCTTTTACAACGAATCGCTTCCCGGATTGGACAAAAACATCACCGTCCGGCTCACCAATTCCGGTATTGATGCAGCTATGCAGCAATTGCTTTCGGGTACAACCATCGAGTATCGGAAAAACGAAAACAACATCATAGCATTGGTAGAAAAAGGTGCGACGAATCTGCCAAGCGCTGATCCCGCACAAAGCCGGCAAACTCCTGTCAAAGGACGTATTGTTGATGCTTCCGGTGAGCCTGTTATTGGAGCAACTATTCTCGAAAAAGGAAATCCAGGTAACGGAACTGTTACCGATTTCGATGGAAATTTCACCATCAACGTTGCTGCCGAAGCTATATTGCAAGTTTCGTATATCGGCTATCAGGAACAGGAAATTTCCACAGCCGGAAAAACATCAATAAATGTTGTGATGCGGGAAGATACACAGCAGTTGGAAGAATTGGTGGTAATAGGATACACCGTGCAACGTCGCGAAAGTTTAACGGGTTCACTTCAAACAATTTCTACCGAAAAGCTAAAAAACATAACAACTCCTTCCGTTGAGAATATGCTTAATTCCAAAGCACCGGGGGTATATGTTGCACCCGGTTCGGGACAACCCGGCTCTGTAGGAACCGTCGTTATTCGCGGTAAATCAACCGTGAATGGAAGTACCGATCCACTTTGGGTTATAGATGGCGTGATTGTAGGCAACAGTTCGGGATCTTTGAATCCCGCGGATATAGAAACGATGACCATCTTGAAAGATGCTGCCTCAACTGCTATCTACGGCTCGCAAGGTGCAAACGGCGTAATTGTGGTAACCACAAAAAATCCCAGAGCCGACAAATTGTCCGTGACACTTTCAGCAAAATCAGGTGTAAGTAACCTGATAAAAGGCAACTTGCAAGTGATGAATGGCGCGGAATTATATGACTATTATTCATCTATGGACAATCAGGAATCAATTGTTTTTCCGAGATGGAATTCAGACTTAAGAAATAGTGATTTTAACTGGTGGGATCAGGCTACGCAAACAGGAATTGTCCAGGATTATAACCTGTCTATTTCCGGCGGTTCAGAAAAAATGCGTTCATTAGTATCAGTAGGTATTTACGATGAAACCGGCTCTGTGAAGGGTTACGATTTTGTGCGATACAATTTTTTATACAAAACTGATTATCGTCCTACCAACTGGTTGACAATTAAACCGTTTATCTCAGGCTCACGTCGCGATATCAACGACCGGCAGCATTCTGTTTCTGCAATGTATTCAGCCCTGCCGTGGGACAGTCCTTATGACGACATAGGCAATGTTGTTCCAAATCGCTCACCGTTATGGGTAAACAGCAACGGCACAAACTATATGTACGATTTGCAGTGGAATTTTTCGAAATCAACAACGTACGAATTTATGGGAAATTTCGATTTCGATATCAAACTTACCGATTGGCTCACGTTCTCATCCGTAAACAATATAAAATACCAGGGGTATGCTTCAAAAGCGTACTACGACCCGCGTTCGTCTTCAGCAGAAGGTGTAAATGGACGTATCCAGGAGTACCGTTCGGAAATGACGCGACGCTACACCAACCAACTGCTTCGCTTCAATAAATATTTCGATAAACATTCCATTAATGCCCTCTTGGCATATGAATTTAACGATTACAACACCAATAATGTGGATGCAATAGGAATAGGTTTTGTGCCCGGATTCGAAATTCTCGACGTAACTGCAAAACCAGAAAAGACCAAGGGCGGCGTATCTGAATGGGCTGTACAGTCAGTGTTTTCAAATATAAATTATGCATATGACAACAAATATTTGGCTCAATTATCATTGAGACGCGATGGTGCATCAAATTTTGGAGACAATGCCAAATACGGAAACTTCTTCTCCATAAGTGGCGGCTGGAACATTCACCGCGAAGCATTTTTTCAAAATGATATTGTGAATGAACTTAAGCTGAGAGCTTCGTATGGTTCAGTCGGAAACCGTCCTAAATCGCTCTATCCTCAGTATGATTTATATTCTGTTTCTTCCGGATCAAGCTATAACGAAAAATCGGGTGCACTTATCTCACAAATTGGTAACCGGAATCTCACGTGGGAGAAAACATATACTACGGGAGTGGGGATCGATGCGGCTCTCTTTGACCGCGTACGTTTAACTCTCGATTATTACGATAAAAACACAAGCGACCTGCTTTACCAGGTTCCTGTATCCGGATTAACAGGTGTTACAAGTGTTTGGCGTAACGTGGGTGCAGTACGTAATAAAGGATTTGAGGCTACCGCAAGCATAGACGTCATCAAAAACAAAGATTTGCTATGGACTATTGACGGGAATATCGGATTAAATCGAAATAAAGTAACTGAACTTTACGGGCAACGGGATCCGCAAACCGGGAAGATAGCTCCCATAATTGGTGGCAGCGGCGTTAATATTGCAGGCGCAGCACAGACCATTCTGCGTGAAGGAATTGATGCCGACACATGGTATATACAAGAATGGGCAGGGGTTAATCCTGAAAACGGTGCACCCCAGTGGTACAAGACCGTAACCGATGATAAAGGAAATAAAACCAGGGAGGTGACGAGCTCGTATGCAGAAGCGGACCAAGTAGAATTAGGAGCTTATACGCCTAAATTCTTCGGAGGTTTTTCCACATCGCTTTTTTGGAAGCAATTTGATGCTAATATGGTATTCGGTTACTCCGTGGGTGGAAAAATTTATAATTACACCCGACTCGAATACGACTCTGATGGCACATATACCGATCGCAACCAGATGCGTTTAATGCCATCGTGGAGCCGGTGGACAAAACCCGGAGATATCGCCACTCACCCCAAAGCCATTTATGAAAATGCCACGAAATCAAACAGTGTCTCCTCTCGCTATCTAGAAGATGGCTCATACTTGAAACTGCGCAGTATTTCGCTGGGATACAATCTGGAATTGCCTCAATTTAACTTAAAAAATGTAAGGTTTTTTGTAACAGGTGAAAACCTTTTCACTATCACTAATTATTCGGGTGTTGACCCCGAACTTCCAACTTATGACGATGGTACAGGGCGCAAAATAGTAGGTGTAACTACCACCGTTTATCCCTCTACCCGCAAATTTTTATTTGGAATCAATGTAACATTCTAA
- a CDS encoding RagB/SusD family nutrient uptake outer membrane protein — protein sequence MKKIFLYSLLIAGILFSACDIDRLPYGSMPDEKIKQDPDGSLETLLTGTYAQLRGWSDVMHRCGEYAGDNIMIRGSSTDAFYEFISYSRTPNNYRLQSFWDNSYKAIAQSSNIIKLIKEGQSPEVDNQLGECYFLRGMLYFYLSRAYGRPYAQAPDKNLGVPIVNGTPDDVFGKLPDRSSVQDTYKQAIADLEKAITLLTIDKGPAYASKSAAQALLSRIYLYMSGTYDNPNTEYANLAIKYADEVINSGKYSLLPRADFMKYNTLKPENNKESIFVVKRVATEFSGYDHYYGIGGMYSNIGGMGWGEMYASAKYISLLDETGRNDWANNKLVDARAAFIEPQYSNDNVMVFRFIKNLYNASGVQTNYSYVQAPITVSANTVTCKEGDKTYSLTPVDASQGIYSIKYEDGKTYTGVIDKLMKLNRAYPMFYIVKCSREGEDSQLHSPIITRLAEMYLNKAEAAAKTGKYGDALTALNIIRERSLPGEGYSALTAANACELIDKERQLELAFQAERSYDVFRNGKSLTRHYPGPHNAMEEVKATDYRVVYYIPQNAINAYKGSGSTLTQNPTSN from the coding sequence ATGAAAAAAATATTTCTATATAGTTTACTCATTGCAGGCATCTTATTTTCTGCTTGCGATATAGATAGGTTGCCCTACGGCTCTATGCCCGACGAAAAAATAAAACAAGACCCTGACGGTTCTCTTGAAACGTTGCTTACCGGTACGTATGCACAACTGAGAGGCTGGTCAGACGTGATGCACCGCTGCGGTGAATACGCAGGCGATAACATCATGATTCGCGGATCATCCACCGATGCATTTTACGAATTTATTTCTTACTCGCGCACACCAAATAATTATCGTTTACAGAGTTTTTGGGACAATAGTTACAAAGCCATCGCTCAATCGTCAAATATCATTAAACTGATCAAGGAAGGACAAAGCCCCGAAGTTGACAATCAGCTAGGCGAGTGTTATTTTTTACGCGGTATGCTCTATTTTTACCTGTCGCGTGCTTATGGCCGACCCTACGCACAGGCTCCGGACAAAAATCTCGGAGTTCCCATCGTCAACGGAACTCCAGACGATGTCTTCGGTAAACTACCCGATCGGTCATCAGTCCAGGACACGTACAAACAAGCTATTGCCGACTTGGAGAAAGCCATTACATTATTAACTATCGACAAAGGGCCGGCTTATGCTTCCAAATCAGCTGCTCAAGCTTTATTATCACGTATTTATCTGTATATGAGCGGAACGTATGACAATCCGAATACCGAATATGCTAACTTGGCAATAAAATATGCCGACGAGGTAATTAATTCCGGTAAATACAGTTTGTTACCACGTGCAGACTTTATGAAATACAACACACTGAAACCCGAAAACAACAAAGAAAGTATTTTCGTTGTAAAACGTGTAGCTACCGAATTTTCAGGTTATGACCATTATTACGGCATTGGCGGAATGTACTCCAATATCGGTGGAATGGGCTGGGGAGAAATGTACGCAAGCGCTAAATACATCAGTTTACTCGACGAAACCGGACGTAACGACTGGGCAAACAATAAACTGGTAGATGCGCGTGCCGCATTTATCGAGCCACAGTATTCAAACGACAACGTAATGGTTTTCCGTTTCATAAAAAATTTGTATAACGCTTCCGGGGTACAAACTAATTATAGTTATGTACAAGCCCCCATTACAGTATCGGCCAACACCGTAACCTGTAAAGAGGGAGATAAAACATATTCATTAACACCGGTCGATGCTTCGCAGGGAATTTACTCCATAAAATATGAAGACGGGAAAACATATACCGGCGTTATCGACAAATTAATGAAGCTCAACCGGGCTTATCCGATGTTTTATATTGTAAAATGCTCACGTGAGGGCGAAGATTCCCAACTCCATTCGCCCATCATTACCCGATTGGCCGAAATGTATTTGAACAAAGCGGAAGCAGCCGCCAAAACCGGAAAATATGGAGATGCACTGACAGCCTTGAATATCATTCGCGAACGTTCATTGCCTGGCGAAGGCTATTCCGCGCTTACTGCCGCCAATGCCTGCGAGTTGATCGATAAAGAACGTCAATTAGAACTCGCTTTCCAGGCAGAACGAAGCTACGATGTATTTCGCAACGGCAAGTCGCTAACGCGTCATTATCCAGGGCCACATAATGCGATGGAAGAAGTGAAAGCAACCGATTACCGGGTAGTGTATTACATTCCCCAAAATGCAATAAACGCATACAAAGGTTCGGGTAGTACATTGACACAGAATCCGACATCAAATTAA
- a CDS encoding TrmH family RNA methyltransferase, with amino-acid sequence MITSLQNTSIKNIVKLSKSNERKKQQLFVIEGARELSLALQSGYKVESVYVCYEMFEKSKYPDILKSLPGNNIFDISLQVFGKIAYRENSDGIVAIAKPKHHRLCDIHLSSNPFVILLESVEKPGNLGAVLRTADAAAVDAVIVCDPQTDLYNPNVIRSGVGGIFTVQTAACSSEEAFAWLQAHNIRSYAAELQASDFYQNIDFKQPSAIIMGTEADGLTQFWLKNATKRIKIPMRGKIDSLNVSVSTAVLTFEAMRQRGF; translated from the coding sequence ATGATCACAAGTCTGCAAAATACTTCGATAAAAAACATTGTAAAACTGTCGAAGAGCAACGAGAGAAAAAAGCAACAGCTGTTCGTGATTGAAGGTGCGAGGGAGCTTTCCCTGGCCTTGCAGAGCGGATATAAGGTAGAGTCGGTATACGTGTGCTACGAGATGTTTGAAAAGTCGAAATATCCCGACATCCTGAAATCGTTGCCCGGGAATAATATTTTCGATATATCACTACAGGTATTCGGGAAAATAGCATATCGAGAGAATTCCGATGGGATTGTGGCAATTGCAAAGCCTAAACATCACAGACTATGTGACATACATCTCTCCTCCAACCCTTTTGTTATACTGCTTGAATCGGTTGAGAAGCCAGGCAACCTGGGTGCTGTTCTTCGCACCGCCGACGCTGCAGCTGTTGATGCGGTGATTGTATGTGATCCACAGACCGATCTGTATAACCCAAATGTGATCCGCTCAGGGGTGGGGGGCATCTTTACCGTGCAGACGGCCGCCTGCTCTTCCGAAGAGGCATTTGCATGGCTGCAGGCGCATAATATCCGTTCTTATGCAGCAGAATTACAGGCTTCTGATTTTTACCAAAATATAGACTTTAAACAACCTTCAGCTATTATAATGGGGACCGAGGCAGACGGGCTCACCCAATTCTGGCTGAAAAATGCGACAAAGCGAATCAAAATCCCCATGCGCGGTAAGATTGATTCGCTGAATGTCTCGGTCTCCACTGCCGTGCTCACGTTTGAAGCAATGCGGCAACGAGGTTTTTAA
- the trxA gene encoding thioredoxin encodes MKKITTILAALMIVLAASAAKPQEKKTVKPIELTKAAFLEKVFDYEKNPEAWKYMGDKPAIVDFYADWCGPCRITSPILAELAAEYGDYIHVYKINVDKEPELASVFGVQSIPLFLFIPMKEQPQMAMGALPKKSFREVIDTFLLKKDNKSAL; translated from the coding sequence ATGAAAAAAATAACAACCATCCTCGCAGCACTTATGATTGTGCTTGCGGCATCGGCTGCCAAGCCGCAGGAAAAAAAGACCGTAAAACCAATAGAACTGACAAAGGCTGCATTTCTGGAAAAAGTTTTCGACTATGAAAAGAATCCAGAAGCCTGGAAATATATGGGTGATAAGCCGGCAATAGTCGATTTTTATGCCGACTGGTGCGGCCCATGCAGGATAACATCTCCCATACTTGCAGAGTTGGCTGCAGAATATGGCGACTATATCCATGTATATAAAATCAATGTGGACAAAGAGCCAGAGCTGGCGTCTGTCTTTGGTGTGCAGAGCATCCCCCTTTTCCTCTTTATTCCCATGAAAGAGCAACCTCAGATGGCGATGGGTGCTCTGCCAAAAAAATCATTCAGGGAGGTTATTGATACATTTCTGCTGAAAAAAGATAATAAGTCTGCCCTTTGA
- a CDS encoding pyridoxamine 5'-phosphate oxidase family protein: MRTISIEEQERIDNAIRACRLCYVGMSDENGIPYVLPMNFGYEEGIIYLHSAQEGHSISIIEKNPNVCITFCTDPTLVWQNEEVACSYRMRSYSVICKGKVVFEEEYDEKVKALDIIMRQYSGRKFSYSVPSVNNVKIWKVEFENVSAREFGVPGPNTIKYKDRKSF; encoded by the coding sequence ATGAGAACCATTTCAATTGAAGAGCAAGAACGCATAGATAATGCGATCAGGGCATGCAGGCTGTGCTATGTGGGGATGTCTGATGAAAACGGAATTCCGTATGTATTACCAATGAACTTCGGTTACGAAGAGGGAATTATTTATCTTCATTCGGCACAGGAAGGGCATTCAATCTCTATCATTGAGAAAAATCCAAATGTATGCATTACCTTCTGTACAGACCCCACGCTTGTGTGGCAGAATGAGGAAGTGGCTTGCAGTTACCGGATGCGCTCCTATAGTGTGATCTGTAAAGGTAAGGTAGTTTTCGAAGAAGAGTATGATGAGAAAGTAAAAGCGCTGGATATTATTATGCGCCAATACTCCGGCAGGAAGTTCAGTTATTCGGTACCTTCTGTTAATAATGTAAAGATATGGAAGGTTGAGTTTGAAAATGTATCGGCAAGAGAATTCGGTGTGCCGGGCCCAAACACGATAAAATATAAAGACCGGAAGTCATTTTAA
- the rplT gene encoding 50S ribosomal protein L20 has translation MPRSVNHVASRNRRKKVLKLTRGYIGARKNVWTVAKNTWEKGLTYAYRDRKNKKRNFRALWIQRINAAARENGMSYSRLMGALHKNEIEINRKVLADLAMNHPEAFKAIVDKVK, from the coding sequence ATGCCAAGATCAGTAAATCATGTTGCTTCACGCAACCGCAGAAAAAAAGTTCTGAAATTAACAAGAGGCTACATTGGTGCCCGCAAAAATGTGTGGACCGTAGCAAAAAACACGTGGGAGAAGGGACTTACCTACGCCTATCGTGACCGTAAAAACAAAAAACGCAACTTCCGCGCTTTGTGGATACAGCGTATCAATGCGGCAGCCCGTGAAAACGGTATGTCATATTCCCGCCTTATGGGTGCTTTGCACAAAAATGAGATTGAAATCAACCGTAAGGTTCTTGCCGATTTGGCAATGAATCATCCAGAAGCGTTTAAAGCAATAGTGGATAAGGTAAAATAA
- the rpmI gene encoding 50S ribosomal protein L35, with product MPKMKTNSGSKKRFALTGTGKIKRKHAYKSHILTKKTKKQKRNLTHTGLVHKSDLNSIKTLLRLK from the coding sequence ATGCCAAAAATGAAGACTAATTCCGGTTCTAAAAAGAGGTTCGCCCTTACCGGAACAGGAAAAATCAAACGGAAACATGCGTACAAGAGTCACATTCTGACGAAAAAGACAAAAAAGCAGAAGAGAAATCTTACGCATACGGGACTTGTTCACAAATCAGACTTGAATAGTATTAAAACACTGTTAAGGCTGAAATAA
- a CDS encoding IS30 family transposase, with the protein MKKYKQLTSEQRYAIYLEMKNGAFQREIAKKIGVSPSTVSREVRRNKNKFGGYSWRLAQEMANERKEHLPGNRATPEWIKQKVFRQVRQDWSPKQISGYFKRYESIDISHETIYKWIRKDKNEGGDLYKHCRHRLKYRQRPVGSVKNIPNRVSIRQRPAEADGTRFGDFEMDTIIGATHSEAILTLTERKTNYLLIRKLPKGKDSGGVVKEVFKALLPFKDILKTITTDNGSEFAAHREITKKLEVPIYFTDPYSSWQKGAIENANKLIRQYIPKKASFKDYSDDDIKQIQYKLNHRPREKLNFNSPKNVFYKNCM; encoded by the coding sequence ATGAAAAAATACAAACAGTTAACTTCAGAGCAAAGGTATGCAATTTATTTGGAAATGAAAAACGGCGCTTTCCAAAGAGAAATTGCCAAGAAGATCGGTGTCAGCCCCTCCACGGTATCCAGAGAAGTACGGCGCAACAAGAATAAGTTCGGGGGCTACTCATGGCGTTTGGCGCAGGAGATGGCCAATGAGCGCAAAGAGCATTTGCCGGGGAACCGAGCTACTCCTGAGTGGATCAAACAAAAAGTGTTTCGTCAAGTTCGTCAGGATTGGTCTCCCAAACAAATCAGTGGGTATTTCAAAAGATATGAGTCAATAGATATCTCACACGAGACCATCTATAAATGGATTCGTAAGGATAAGAACGAGGGCGGAGATTTGTATAAGCATTGTCGTCACAGACTCAAGTATCGTCAAAGACCTGTAGGATCGGTCAAGAACATTCCCAATCGCGTGAGTATTCGTCAAAGACCTGCAGAAGCAGATGGAACCAGGTTTGGAGATTTTGAAATGGATACCATCATCGGGGCAACACACTCGGAGGCCATACTGACATTAACCGAGCGAAAAACAAATTATCTTTTGATCAGAAAATTGCCCAAAGGAAAAGATTCCGGTGGTGTTGTGAAGGAGGTCTTCAAGGCATTGCTCCCTTTCAAAGATATACTGAAAACCATTACAACGGACAACGGATCCGAGTTCGCAGCACACCGGGAGATAACAAAAAAATTAGAAGTACCCATTTACTTTACCGACCCTTATTCTTCATGGCAAAAAGGAGCCATTGAAAATGCAAATAAACTAATCAGGCAATATATTCCTAAAAAAGCCTCATTTAAAGATTATTCCGATGACGATATAAAACAAATTCAGTACAAGCTGAATCACAGACCCAGAGAAAAATTGAATTTTAATTCACCAAAAAATGTGTTTTACAAAAATTGTATGTAA
- the infC gene encoding translation initiation factor IF-3, with product MRKDSKDQHRINERIRVPEVRLVGDNVEEGIYSTREAMRIAEEKELDLVEIAPMAKPPVCRIIDYQKFMYQQKKKLKEQKAKAVKVTVKEIRFGPQTDDHDYNFKLKHAMNFLGEGSKVKAYVFFRGRSILFKEQGEVLLLRFANDLEDYAKVEHLPIMEGKRMSIMLTPKKGSPALKKENKEE from the coding sequence ATGAGAAAAGACTCAAAAGACCAGCACCGTATCAATGAACGAATCCGGGTACCGGAAGTCCGATTAGTAGGCGATAATGTAGAAGAGGGTATTTATTCTACGAGAGAAGCAATGAGAATTGCCGAAGAAAAAGAATTGGATCTTGTTGAAATTGCTCCCATGGCTAAACCGCCTGTATGCAGGATCATAGATTATCAGAAATTTATGTATCAACAAAAGAAAAAGCTGAAAGAACAAAAAGCTAAAGCGGTTAAAGTTACTGTGAAAGAGATCCGGTTTGGTCCGCAAACAGATGATCACGACTATAACTTTAAACTGAAACATGCCATGAATTTTCTGGGCGAAGGCTCAAAAGTAAAAGCATACGTTTTTTTCAGAGGGCGTTCCATACTTTTCAAGGAGCAGGGTGAAGTGTTGCTTCTGCGTTTCGCAAACGACCTTGAGGATTATGCCAAAGTGGAACATTTGCCTATTATGGAGGGAAAACGTATGTCTATCATGCTTACCCCTAAGAAAGGTTCCCCTGCCCTTAAGAAAGAGAACAAAGAAGAGTAA
- a CDS encoding transposase, giving the protein MFKKTSVNPQYDMFSTPSTQMGKREAKKYDDPAAWHNRFYANVTSQIDETIFAPLFKQGNMGAPNASIRVIIGMSIIKEGFGCSDEDLFDKCQFDLLVRKALGLVSLSDVAPSIDTYYLLRRRICEYENRYGVNLMEKSFEQLTGDQLSTFKISGKSVRMDSKLIGSNIAWYSRFEIIHNTFRGFIKDLGDRGMLLLNPRLRKQVLLFFRRRCSEYGLPLKQ; this is encoded by the coding sequence ATGTTCAAGAAGACATCTGTAAATCCACAATATGACATGTTTTCCACACCTTCCACCCAAATGGGTAAGCGTGAGGCAAAAAAATATGATGATCCTGCGGCGTGGCACAACCGGTTTTATGCAAACGTCACCTCCCAAATAGACGAAACCATATTTGCTCCCCTTTTCAAACAGGGTAACATGGGCGCTCCCAATGCTTCCATACGGGTGATTATCGGAATGTCCATCATCAAGGAGGGTTTTGGCTGTAGCGATGAAGATCTGTTCGATAAATGCCAGTTCGATCTCCTGGTGCGTAAAGCCCTGGGTCTAGTCTCCCTGAGTGATGTTGCACCCTCTATCGATACTTATTATTTACTGAGAAGGCGTATTTGTGAATACGAAAACCGGTATGGTGTAAACCTGATGGAAAAGAGCTTCGAGCAGCTCACTGGCGACCAACTCTCCACCTTCAAGATATCCGGCAAATCTGTCCGTATGGACAGTAAGCTCATTGGCAGCAACATCGCCTGGTACTCCCGTTTCGAGATCATTCACAACACTTTCCGCGGGTTTATCAAGGACCTGGGCGATAGGGGGATGCTTCTTTTGAACCCCAGGCTCAGGAAACAGGTACTTCTATTTTTTAGAAGAAGATGCTCAGAATATGGTTTACCGCTTAAACAGTGA